Proteins encoded by one window of Sulfurimonas hongkongensis:
- the cysK gene encoding cysteine synthase A, whose amino-acid sequence MKIAQNVTELIGNTPLVKINSISNETNTTILGKCEFMNPTSSVKDRIALAMIDAAIADGKINKETLIVEPTSGNTGIGLAMVCASKALKLTLTMPESMSLERRQLLSALGANIVLTPAALGMNGAIDKAAELNKETKNSFMPQQFNNPANPAVHKKTTAKEILRDTDGKIDILVVAVGTGGSLTGIGEALKEYNPDIEIIAVEPSSSPVISGGKAGPHKIQGIGAGFIPKVLNCDIFSEVIQVSDEDAFASSKALAKSDGLLVGISAGANAYAAKLVAQREKNRGKTIVTILCDTGERYLSTALYS is encoded by the coding sequence ATGAAAATAGCACAAAATGTAACTGAGTTGATTGGAAATACTCCACTTGTAAAGATAAATAGTATCTCTAATGAGACAAACACCACAATACTTGGCAAATGTGAGTTTATGAATCCTACTAGCTCTGTAAAAGATAGAATTGCTCTAGCTATGATTGACGCCGCAATAGCTGATGGCAAGATAAACAAAGAGACTCTTATAGTTGAGCCAACAAGTGGAAACACTGGGATTGGACTTGCTATGGTCTGTGCTTCTAAAGCTTTAAAACTCACACTTACAATGCCAGAATCTATGAGCCTAGAGAGACGTCAACTACTTTCTGCTCTTGGTGCTAACATAGTTCTAACTCCAGCTGCACTTGGGATGAACGGTGCGATTGACAAAGCAGCTGAGCTAAATAAAGAGACTAAAAACAGCTTTATGCCTCAACAGTTCAACAACCCAGCAAATCCAGCTGTGCATAAAAAAACTACTGCCAAAGAGATACTAAGAGATACTGATGGTAAGATTGATATCTTAGTTGTAGCAGTTGGAACGGGTGGTTCACTAACTGGAATAGGAGAAGCTCTAAAGGAGTACAATCCAGATATAGAAATAATCGCAGTTGAGCCATCAAGTTCACCTGTTATTTCTGGAGGAAAAGCAGGACCTCACAAGATTCAGGGTATCGGTGCTGGTTTTATTCCAAAAGTATTAAACTGCGATATCTTTAGTGAAGTTATCCAAGTTAGCGATGAAGATGCGTTTGCCTCTTCAAAAGCTTTAGCAAAGAGTGATGGACTTTTAGTTGGTATCTCAGCAGGGGCAAATGCTTATGCTGCAAAACTTGTAGCCCAAAGAGAGAAAAACAGAGGAAAAACCATAGTTACTATACTTTGTGATACAGGAGAGAGATACCTCAGTACTGCTCTTTACTCGTAA